One window of Phycisphaerae bacterium genomic DNA carries:
- the tuf gene encoding elongation factor Tu: MAKEKFERTKPHVNVGTIGHVDHGKTTLTAAITAVQAAKGLAKFKAYDEVAKASEKDGRRDPTKILTIATSHVEYESDKRHYAHVDCPGHADYVKNMITGAAQMDGAILVVSAADGPMPQTREHVLLARQVNVPQLVVFLNKIDLLDDPELLDLVEEEVRDLLKKYDFPGDKTKIIRGQANRALLNPKDPEASKCIGELMEALDSEIPEPVREQDKPFLMPIEDVFSIKGRGTVGTGRIERGIIKVGEEVEIIGLMKENKKTVVTGVEMFNKTLDEGQAGDNVGLLLRGVEKNELERGQVLAKPGSITPHTKFQAEVYVLTKEEGGRHTPFFNNYRPQFYVRTTDVTGSLKLLGGAEMCMPGDNVSLEVELVAPVALEEGVRFAVREGGRTVGSGVVTKIIA; encoded by the coding sequence ATGGCCAAGGAAAAGTTTGAACGAACGAAACCACACGTGAACGTCGGCACGATCGGCCACGTCGACCACGGTAAGACCACTTTGACGGCAGCGATCACCGCGGTCCAGGCGGCGAAGGGTCTCGCGAAGTTCAAGGCGTACGATGAAGTCGCCAAGGCGTCGGAGAAGGATGGTCGTCGTGACCCGACCAAGATTCTGACGATCGCGACATCGCACGTTGAATATGAGTCTGACAAGCGGCACTACGCACACGTTGACTGTCCCGGCCACGCCGACTACGTGAAGAACATGATCACCGGCGCCGCCCAGATGGACGGCGCGATTCTTGTTGTGAGCGCGGCGGATGGTCCGATGCCGCAGACGCGCGAGCACGTTCTGCTTGCTCGCCAGGTGAACGTTCCGCAGCTCGTCGTGTTCCTGAACAAGATCGATCTTCTTGACGATCCCGAACTGCTCGACCTGGTCGAGGAGGAAGTTCGCGATCTGCTCAAGAAGTATGACTTCCCCGGCGACAAGACCAAGATCATCCGGGGTCAGGCGAACCGGGCGCTGCTCAATCCGAAGGATCCCGAGGCGTCCAAGTGCATCGGCGAACTGATGGAGGCGCTTGACAGCGAGATTCCGGAGCCGGTTCGAGAGCAGGACAAGCCGTTCCTCATGCCGATCGAAGACGTCTTCAGCATCAAAGGTCGCGGGACGGTCGGGACCGGTCGAATCGAGCGCGGGATCATCAAGGTCGGCGAGGAAGTCGAAATCATCGGCCTGATGAAGGAAAACAAGAAGACGGTCGTCACCGGCGTCGAAATGTTCAACAAGACGCTCGACGAGGGTCAGGCGGGTGACAACGTCGGTCTTCTGCTTCGAGGTGTTGAGAAGAACGAGCTTGAGCGTGGCCAGGTTCTGGCCAAGCCCGGTTCGATCACGCCGCACACGAAGTTCCAGGCCGAGGTTTATGTTCTGACGAAAGAGGAAGGCGGGCGTCACACGCCGTTCTTCAATAACTATCGGCCGCAGTTCTACGTTCGAACGACGGACGTGACCGGCAGCCTGAAGCTGCTCGGCGGCGCGGAGATGTGCATGCCGGGTGACAATGTTTCGCTTGAGGTTGAGCTGGTCGCGCCGGTCGCTCTTGAGGAGGGTGTCCGCTTCGCTGTCCGCGAGGGCGGTCGAACGGTCGGGTCGGGCGTTGTGACCAAGATCATCGCGTGA
- the rplK gene encoding 50S ribosomal protein L11, which produces MAKKKKVPTAVFKVQGPGGQATPAPPIGPACGQYGVNPGQFVQQFNDRTKALNGMPVTAVVSVYADRTFDFIIKSPPASVLLKAAAKVEKGSGVPNREKVGTVTWTQVADIAKQKINDLNCHGRIESAKRIVAGTARNMGIVVSE; this is translated from the coding sequence GTGGCAAAGAAGAAGAAGGTTCCAACAGCAGTATTCAAGGTCCAGGGCCCCGGCGGACAGGCGACTCCCGCTCCGCCCATCGGACCGGCATGCGGACAGTACGGCGTCAATCCCGGACAGTTCGTTCAGCAGTTCAATGATCGAACGAAGGCGCTCAACGGCATGCCTGTTACTGCCGTCGTCAGCGTGTATGCGGACCGCACGTTCGATTTCATCATCAAGAGCCCGCCGGCGTCGGTCCTGCTCAAGGCGGCCGCCAAGGTTGAAAAAGGCTCCGGCGTTCCGAACCGCGAGAAGGTCGGGACCGTTACGTGGACCCAGGTGGCCGACATCGCCAAGCAGAAGATCAACGATCTCAACTGTCATGGGCGAATCGAATCGGCAAAGCGAATTGTCGCCGGCACGGCCCGCAACATGGGCATTGTCGTATCGGAGTGA
- the secE gene encoding preprotein translocase subunit SecE, giving the protein MHTIVPVSVAAVIIAAFGLLGYWALGLNRKACDFLIATEGEMKKVNWTSRKEIIGSTKVVVFVVVAMSLLLFVVDILFILFFSWIGVLKAEGLLSSIFGK; this is encoded by the coding sequence ATGCATACGATTGTGCCGGTGAGTGTGGCCGCGGTCATCATCGCCGCGTTTGGTCTGCTCGGATACTGGGCGCTCGGCCTGAACCGGAAGGCATGCGACTTTCTCATTGCCACTGAAGGCGAGATGAAGAAGGTCAACTGGACGAGTCGCAAGGAGATCATCGGATCGACGAAGGTTGTCGTCTTCGTTGTGGTCGCGATGTCGCTGCTGCTGTTCGTGGTGGATATCCTGTTCATACTGTTCTTTTCGTGGATTGGCGTCCTCAAGGCCGAGGGCCTGTTGTCGTCGATTTTCGGGAAGTAG
- a CDS encoding glycosyltransferase family 39 protein, with translation MTSFHPEPMTERHHPRGWWVFIVLVVGIYAIGLCRDVTEPWIGLHDWNGAFFSQLARNLDRYPFGIHHGMPIVAVGSEVPPPTERSIYATHPPGLVWLVAGAFRVFGESEWAARVVPIVASAASLVLLVHLWRVAFGASPALIAAGFYAVMPMSVYFGRMVNHEAVCLCAMLAASACWVQSCRSGPSASGDRGRLAPARDATFLTLFGTFLVAGCWIDWSSCLFAAVFLSYVLHRSRRRPVRDGEGRGGIGRQAAMLTALPVATGCAAMMAYIVYAGLGGRWADLAAIFFSRATDDRGVAPRPALAQGGDVWQNTVENLSWPLLVLAAIGLVARLLSLIRERSKESAGNEASASVERRFAARGALAIIGVTGVIWLAVFPRQYALHQYWLFYLGPAIAMYAARAVLMLTRSRVGAPSRDLSSPTNLAAGSAEGRIARAGCMLFVMSLAWIAQFTYFDRGEQAIVQAVAGWRRIREVTGPDDRIILWRDPTWPERRGGYLFRNIVPPQFAFYADRAFTVEPDPERWAELAASGRYALFVLSVGEAARGGDSLLPLRKRYKEVRLSESLIAFVLEPSSRGGMAGARE, from the coding sequence ATGACTTCATTCCACCCTGAGCCGATGACTGAACGCCACCATCCCCGGGGGTGGTGGGTTTTTATCGTGCTCGTCGTAGGAATATATGCCATCGGACTTTGCCGCGATGTGACCGAGCCGTGGATCGGGCTTCATGATTGGAATGGTGCGTTCTTTTCACAGCTGGCCCGGAATCTGGATCGTTATCCGTTTGGGATTCACCACGGAATGCCGATTGTTGCGGTCGGGAGCGAGGTTCCTCCGCCGACGGAGCGTTCGATCTATGCGACGCATCCGCCGGGGCTGGTCTGGCTGGTGGCCGGTGCGTTTCGCGTATTTGGCGAATCGGAGTGGGCGGCTCGTGTGGTGCCGATCGTTGCGTCCGCGGCGAGTCTGGTTCTTCTGGTTCATCTCTGGCGTGTTGCATTCGGCGCGTCGCCGGCTCTGATCGCGGCGGGTTTCTATGCCGTCATGCCGATGTCCGTTTATTTCGGCCGGATGGTCAATCACGAAGCGGTCTGCCTTTGTGCGATGCTGGCGGCCTCGGCGTGCTGGGTTCAATCGTGCCGGTCTGGGCCGTCGGCGAGCGGCGATCGCGGCCGGCTCGCCCCCGCGCGAGATGCCACCTTTTTGACACTATTCGGCACGTTCCTGGTCGCCGGCTGCTGGATTGACTGGTCTTCGTGTCTGTTTGCGGCGGTCTTTCTTTCGTATGTCCTCCATCGTTCGCGCCGCAGGCCCGTACGGGACGGCGAAGGGCGCGGGGGAATCGGTCGTCAGGCCGCGATGCTGACCGCCTTGCCGGTCGCGACGGGATGTGCCGCGATGATGGCATACATCGTCTATGCGGGTCTTGGCGGCCGCTGGGCTGATCTGGCGGCGATCTTCTTTTCACGCGCCACGGATGATCGCGGCGTTGCGCCGCGGCCGGCGCTGGCGCAGGGCGGGGATGTCTGGCAAAATACCGTCGAAAACCTGTCCTGGCCGCTGCTGGTTCTCGCGGCGATCGGATTAGTGGCTCGGCTTCTCTCGCTGATTCGCGAGCGGTCGAAGGAGAGTGCCGGCAATGAGGCATCCGCGAGCGTCGAGCGGCGGTTTGCGGCTCGGGGCGCGCTGGCGATCATTGGGGTGACCGGCGTCATCTGGCTGGCCGTTTTTCCGAGGCAGTATGCGTTGCATCAGTATTGGTTGTTTTATCTGGGGCCGGCGATCGCGATGTATGCCGCGCGCGCGGTGCTGATGTTGACTCGTTCGCGCGTGGGCGCGCCTTCGCGCGATTTGTCGTCGCCGACGAATCTGGCCGCTGGTTCGGCCGAGGGTCGAATCGCTCGCGCGGGGTGCATGCTCTTTGTGATGTCGCTCGCGTGGATCGCGCAGTTCACCTATTTTGATCGTGGGGAGCAGGCCATTGTTCAGGCGGTCGCTGGTTGGCGGCGGATCAGGGAGGTGACCGGGCCTGATGACCGGATCATCCTGTGGCGAGATCCGACGTGGCCTGAGCGGCGGGGTGGTTACCTATTTAGGAACATTGTGCCGCCGCAGTTTGCGTTTTATGCCGACCGGGCGTTCACGGTAGAGCCGGATCCGGAGCGGTGGGCCGAGTTGGCGGCGAGTGGTCGGTATGCGCTGTTCGTGTTGTCGGTGGGTGAGGCAGCGCGCGGCGGAGATTCGCTGTTGCCGCTGCGCAAACGTTATAAGGAAGTGAGGCTCTCGGAGTCATTGATTGCATTCGTGCTGGAGCCGTCTTCGCGCGGGGGTATGGCTGGGGCGCGTGAGTGA
- the rpmG gene encoding 50S ribosomal protein L33, with translation MAKASKREYVWLQCKECDQLNYRTEINAKSGIPEGLKEGLNKYCKADRKHTPHKIKRK, from the coding sequence ATGGCGAAGGCAAGCAAGCGTGAGTATGTGTGGCTTCAGTGCAAGGAGTGCGATCAGTTGAATTATCGCACCGAGATCAATGCGAAGTCCGGCATTCCTGAAGGACTGAAGGAAGGCCTGAACAAGTACTGCAAGGCGGATCGCAAGCACACGCCGCACAAGATCAAGCGGAAGTAA
- the nusG gene encoding transcription termination/antitermination factor NusG codes for MRFGILARKGIRVFSTETTTKPYAMSQDDVAAGSAPAISALTPTKPGMQWYVLRVASNREDQVCEALKRKVTVEGLDDRIGRILVPSQREKRMRGRVAKVFDRKLYPGYVFVEMLVEEDGSIPEDIWFMIKETMSVGDFIGSDGKPTAMKPHDVEKMLAVVEKSAEQPTLAGMAGMKKGDRIKVKEGPFENFEGEIDEVMPDKGQVRVNVSIFGRTTPIELEYWQIELTGNE; via the coding sequence TTGCGATTCGGGATTCTGGCTCGAAAGGGAATCAGGGTGTTTTCAACGGAGACCACAACCAAGCCTTACGCCATGTCGCAGGATGATGTCGCGGCGGGATCGGCGCCGGCCATCAGCGCGCTCACGCCCACCAAGCCCGGCATGCAGTGGTATGTACTCCGCGTCGCCAGCAATCGCGAAGACCAGGTCTGCGAGGCGCTCAAGCGAAAAGTGACCGTGGAAGGTCTTGATGACCGCATCGGCCGGATCCTGGTTCCTTCGCAGCGTGAGAAGCGCATGCGCGGCCGTGTCGCCAAGGTTTTCGATCGGAAGCTTTATCCCGGCTATGTCTTTGTCGAGATGCTTGTCGAAGAAGACGGCAGCATTCCGGAAGACATCTGGTTCATGATTAAAGAGACGATGAGTGTCGGCGATTTCATCGGCTCCGACGGGAAGCCGACCGCGATGAAGCCGCACGATGTTGAGAAGATGCTTGCCGTCGTCGAGAAATCCGCCGAGCAGCCGACGCTCGCGGGGATGGCCGGCATGAAGAAGGGTGACCGCATCAAGGTGAAGGAAGGTCCCTTCGAGAATTTCGAGGGCGAGATCGACGAGGTCATGCCCGACAAGGGTCAGGTTCGCGTCAACGTCTCCATTTTCGGGCGAACGACGCCGATCGAGCTGGAATACTGGCAGATCGAGCTGACCGGCAACGAATAG